The genomic interval ATTGCTTTTGCTGAACAGCAGCACTGATAAATATAGGAAGAATGTAGTCTGTGTGTGCAGGATGAATACAGTCTTTTTGTGTActtggaaaaaacacaaaacaattaCTTCAACAGAATGACTTTATTGATATGTAATAGAGTCCAATAAATGTGCTTTTATAGATGATGGAGGGAAAAATATCAGACAATCATGACAGTTGGTGTTCTTTTTAAGGCATTCACATGAAACAACGATGCAGTGTGCACTAGCTTTGGTCCATTTTTAGGAGCCTGCCTTGTTGtctttcatgtatttttaaaggTTTATTATTAGACAGAAAGGATTATATGTAAGGTGTATGTAAGAGCTGTACCTTCATTTCATGTACCTTTAGTTTCTTTTGGTCTTAATCATTGCTAATACTACAACATACAATACGGTTACAATACACTCTTATGCTGTCAAATGTTTTCACAGTATATTTGCTCACAGAAACTGCACCTGAAAATTATTTTATACCTAAAGCCTTTCACAGCTTCACACCTAGTAGCAGCATTTTCTGCAGCCTGAAACATTCAGAGAGCTAACTGAATCCACACAGTGGTCTACAGATCTCAAGTTTGTAGATAATCAATAAAGATGAAAGGCTATATTGTCGTAATGAATATTGGACTTTAAATTTGCTAATTGGAATTGGCATCCACCGTTTCACTTTTCTCCTTGTTCTTTGAGGTCTCCTCAGTGATTTCTTCAGCAGTCTCCTGCTGGGCTCCTGCCTTTGATTTGCCCTGGTCatcatctttctctttcctaGGATTTCGGGATGAGCTTGCATAAGAGCGACTCTGGTAACTATAGAGAGTGCTGGGGATGTCATGGTTGGGACTAGAGTAAGCTATCCCGGCACCGAAATGGGTCTCCTCTCCTTCAAGCAGTTTCCTTTGGAACACAAAGAACGTATAAGGTTAcattaaacagatttttaaatggTGGTGGATGCCAGAGATAAGTGGTGGTGGATGCTAGAGATAAGATGTTAGCATATAAGCTATGAGTTCTCCAGCACAACTGTATAGCATAAGAAACACAATGGCATAAGAAgggaagttaaaaaaaatgtagtttacCTGTATGCTGCAATTTCAATATCCAGAGCCATCTTGACATTCAGTAAATCCTGATAATCTCTTAGGTGATGGGCCATCTCACTCTTGGTGCTTCTTAGGTCAAGTTCCAGATGACTAATTGTTTCCTGATTGATGAGATAATCATGAAATTAAGAGAAGTCATTAGGCAGACTCATCCATGTTGTTTATTCCAACATTCATTTGAATCCCTGACGTTCTGTGGGTGTTTGAGCTTGTGGGCTGTGGTGGTGATATGTTAATCTGATTAGCAGTCAGGAACCTTTACTTTTTCTGTGAATAGATATGTGTGCTATCTGTAGACTTAACTTAGAGAGAAACTGATTTCATTTAACATACAGGAGTCCTACAGTGATTAAATAAGTACATCCCAGCTCTGTAGTAAACTAGCTATAAGAATGAGTGGTGGTTTCCGTGACTAAGAACTTACATCATGACCTCGGGAACGTCTTTTGTGAAATCCTCTTTATCTAGAAGCCTGATCTTCTAGTCTCGTACATCTAATGTGAGCCAagttcagcaccatggacagggTTTACTCATTAGAGTGTCAGCTTTATGGTCTATTCTAAATGGGGAATATGTGAGTGTTTAAACTAATGTTTAAattacacacttttaaaaaagatggttcttcaacagTTCTTTATCTTTTATGCTTAAATGTTCTTAGCATGGTGAAAGGATTCTTCAGAtcagtggagaatgtgttggtatatggttctatagagaacctttttgaaaatggttctatctagcaccaaaaagggttcttccattgttacagGTTTgatataacaatagcagaactctctatatagaaccatttcccaAAAAGgtttctccatcaatgtgaacaAGTATTTCACCAtgtagagaaccatttaagcataaaacGGTTTTATATAGAAGTGGTTCTAATACAATCTTCGGTATGTATTCTACCTGATAACTTGCGACTTCAGTATTATGTCCATCCTCCATCTCTCGCATTTGCCGTTCCAGCGACTCATTGGTGCCTCTGAGAGTTTCGATTTCCAGCGTTTTACTCTGAAGCTGCCTCCTGTAGTCGTTCAGCTCATCCCTGGTGGCCTTTATAACCTCGTTGGTTTTCGTGGCTTGCTCGTTCAAGTTGGCGAACTTGGCCTTGTACCACTCCTCGGCGGACTGCAGGTTTTTGGACGCCAGTGACTCGTACTGTCCACGGATCTCCTTGAGCGCCGACGTGAGGTCAGGCTTGGCCGTGTCCACTTCCACAGAGACCTGCGCCGCCTGCATCATGCAGGTTAGCTCGGCCACCTCCTCATCGTGTACCTTCCTCATGAAGTCCATCTCGTCCAGGAGCGACTCGACCCTCCTCTCCAGCTCGAGGCGCACCACCGTGGCGTCGTCCACGTCCTTCCTGTAGGACCTGAGCGCCTGTTCGGCCTCGTCGCGCGTTCTCGCCTCAATCTCGTACTTTGAGCGGAGCTTCTGCAGCTCTTCCTCCACGTTGTCACGCTCGATGAGGGTCCGATCCCTCTCGCCGCTCGCCTCGTCCAGCTGGGCGCGCAGCTCCCTGATCTCGCGCTGGTACAGCTCGGCCAGCCTGGACGGCTCGCTCTGCTTCTGACGCAGCGTCACCAGCTCGACCTCCAGCACTTTGTTCTGCTGCTCCAAGCTGCGCACCTTCTCGATGAAGGTGACGAAGCGGTCATTCAGGCCCTGCAGCTGCTCCTTCTCGTTCGTCCGAATGATCTTAACTTCGTTGTTGAGTGCTGAGGTCTGGGAGATGTCTAGGCTGTCGCCGGGCGCCGCAACCAAGGCAGACCGGCCTGTCCTCCTGTACGAGCCCAGCGAGAGGCTGCGGGACAGGGACTGCGATCTGAATCCGCTAGGCGAGATGGAAGTCTTCATCCGAGAGGAGGAACCCGCCGTTAAGCGAGGGCTGTCCCCAAACAGTTTTCGGTAGGATGAGGACAGGCGGGGGTCTGAGCTGTAACTCATCTCTGCTGCGGCACTGAGAGTGGCTGGGTGGGTGCGCTCTCTCTTATATAGGCTGCATGGACTAACCCAATCACTAATCTGCAGTCAACTAGTTACGCAGAAGTCTCTGGAACGAATAGTGATACTGACACGAGCGAGTATTTAACCAGACGCAGAGCggcatgtttaatgtttaaattaaaatgtttaaagaagatcattggtgtgtgtgtgtgtgtgtgtgtgtgtgtgtgtaaagtgctCAGATGGAACTGTCCATTCTGGAGGGACTGAACTGCTTTGAACTCCGGGTGGAGGTTACAGAAAATCTCTCCAGGTCTTAAGGTTTGCAGAGTAAGGCTGTTCTTCATCGTTGACTATCAGTGATCCATTAGACAACAGCTATAATTGCCCCAGGAATGACTAAGAGCCCTTATCATGGAAAACTTACCTACTTCACCTCGCTTCTTTAAGTAGTAATCAAAAAAATCTATGTAGTCTGTGAACTCTGTTAATGCATCAAAACGTGCCGTTCACTCTTCAGTCCATACcttatatatggaaactaaataGCAAAAACAGTCATTGTATTCGTGATGTGACGAATACGGATATAAGCCTGTTCAAcctacagccgtttagcccTCCCCCCTTATATT from Pygocentrus nattereri isolate fPygNat1 chromosome 5, fPygNat1.pri, whole genome shotgun sequence carries:
- the inaa gene encoding internexin neuronal intermediate filament protein, alpha a; this encodes MSYSSDPRLSSSYRKLFGDSPRLTAGSSSRMKTSISPSGFRSQSLSRSLSLGSYRRTGRSALVAAPGDSLDISQTSALNNEVKIIRTNEKEQLQGLNDRFVTFIEKVRSLEQQNKVLEVELVTLRQKQSEPSRLAELYQREIRELRAQLDEASGERDRTLIERDNVEEELQKLRSKYEIEARTRDEAEQALRSYRKDVDDATVVRLELERRVESLLDEMDFMRKVHDEEVAELTCMMQAAQVSVEVDTAKPDLTSALKEIRGQYESLASKNLQSAEEWYKAKFANLNEQATKTNEVIKATRDELNDYRRQLQSKTLEIETLRGTNESLERQMREMEDGHNTEVASYQETISHLELDLRSTKSEMAHHLRDYQDLLNVKMALDIEIAAYRKLLEGEETHFGAGIAYSSPNHDIPSTLYSYQSRSYASSSRNPRKEKDDDQGKSKAGAQQETAEEITEETSKNKEKSETVDANSN